Proteins encoded together in one Pseudoroseomonas cervicalis window:
- a CDS encoding MarR family winged helix-turn-helix transcriptional regulator — MDPLALPELYRRFGGHFIAVTRAWRREADLRLAPLGLSHATGLALLLLRDHAGEGCRQGRLAAALGIEQPSLVPLVDHLAGAGLVERRADPADRRARTLHLTELGSQVGEKATAALDALRAELLGESDPDDIAAALRVLETMAARLGCPTGGFA, encoded by the coding sequence ATGGATCCCCTCGCCCTCCCCGAACTGTATCGCCGCTTCGGCGGGCATTTCATCGCCGTCACCCGGGCCTGGCGGCGCGAGGCCGATCTGCGGCTGGCGCCGCTCGGCCTCAGCCACGCCACGGGGCTGGCGCTGCTGCTGCTGCGCGACCATGCCGGGGAAGGCTGCCGCCAGGGCCGGCTGGCCGCGGCGCTGGGCATCGAGCAGCCCTCGCTGGTGCCGCTGGTCGACCATCTGGCCGGGGCCGGCCTGGTCGAGCGCCGCGCCGACCCGGCCGATCGCCGCGCCCGCACCCTGCACCTGACCGAGCTGGGCAGCCAGGTCGGCGAGAAGGCCACCGCCGCGCTGGACGCGCTGCGCGCCGAGCTGCTGGGCGAGAGCGACCCGGACGACATCGCCGCCGCGCTGCGGGTGCTGGAGACGATGGCGGCCAGGCTCGGCTGCCCGACGGGGGGCTTCGCCTGA